In Candidatus Atribacteria bacterium ADurb.Bin276, one DNA window encodes the following:
- the cbf2 gene encoding putative peptidyl-prolyl cis-trans isomerase Cbf2 precursor, with protein sequence MKRRYSVFIVSIIFMIGIFLFSIQSIAQENSSAEGAVEEAQNIETPVTNEQVVIAEVNGEPVYLAELKEIWDTMPENYRTQFPGGFKDLLEQWIRQVLLVQEAKKLGLADDPDVKKKIENVTQQIMIQEFVTREIIEKAVVSDEEIEKEYSSNPTLYTEAEQVKARHIMVNTKEEADVVQKELKEGKPFEQVAKEKSQSPDAQTGGEMGMIRKGDLEPEMEKVLFDLAPGNVSESIETDYGIHVFLVEDHLQPRLKDLAEVKEEIRTKLLPKVQQEAFEKMIEAMKNKSEIAILEENLPKEEIPEAPATDTNPETVTPPAE encoded by the coding sequence ATGAAACGAAGATATTCAGTTTTTATAGTAAGTATCATTTTTATGATTGGTATTTTTTTGTTTTCTATCCAAAGCATAGCTCAAGAAAATTCAAGTGCTGAAGGTGCCGTTGAAGAAGCACAGAATATCGAAACACCAGTTACGAACGAACAAGTCGTCATTGCTGAAGTCAATGGAGAACCGGTTTATTTAGCTGAGTTAAAAGAAATTTGGGATACCATGCCAGAAAATTATCGAACCCAGTTTCCTGGTGGATTTAAAGATTTATTAGAACAATGGATACGTCAAGTTCTTTTGGTCCAAGAAGCGAAAAAACTTGGTTTGGCCGATGATCCAGATGTGAAGAAAAAAATTGAAAATGTAACCCAGCAGATCATGATTCAAGAATTTGTGACTCGAGAAATAATTGAAAAGGCTGTGGTTTCTGATGAAGAGATCGAAAAAGAATATTCATCAAATCCGACCCTTTATACCGAAGCAGAACAGGTAAAAGCCAGGCATATCATGGTGAATACGAAGGAAGAAGCCGATGTAGTTCAAAAGGAATTGAAAGAAGGGAAACCTTTTGAGCAAGTAGCCAAAGAGAAATCTCAGTCTCCTGATGCCCAAACTGGCGGAGAGATGGGTATGATACGCAAAGGCGATCTTGAGCCAGAGATGGAAAAGGTTTTATTTGATCTGGCTCCTGGCAATGTGAGCGAATCAATCGAAACCGATTATGGTATTCATGTTTTCTTAGTTGAAGATCATTTGCAGCCTCGGTTGAAAGACCTTGCTGAAGTAAAAGAAGAAATCCGTACCAAGCTGCTTCCCAAAGTTCAGCAAGAGGCATTTGAAAAAATGATCGAAGCTATGAAAAATAAATCAGAAATTGCCATTCTTGAAGAAAACCTTCCTAAAGAGGAAATACCCGAAGCTCCGGCAACTGATACCAACCCAGAAACAGTCACCCCTCCAGCTGAATAA
- the glgC_2 gene encoding Glucose-1-phosphate adenylyltransferase — translation MSIRFALILAGGKGNHLSVLSIERAKAAVPFGGFYRLIDFPLSNCINSGIYDVGILTQYQPRSLIEHIGVGRPWDMDRKKGGIELLQPYLGKTVGGWYRGTGDAVYQNLNIIKRKKLDHLLVLSGDHAYMMDYNSLMDYHLDNDADVTLVVTRVKTEDRSRFGILEIDGKNQVIGFEEKPSQPKTNIAFMGIYIFRLEFLNECLQKNVQESKYDLVNNVIIENLNSIKIQAFFFDGCWFDTGTIKAYWEANMHLLEPLPCFNLYDPNWVIYTNRSQNPPAKIGKGALVQSSIIGEGTVIHGEVIHSVVFPGAVIEKNVKIYDSIIFNDSIIKAGSVVERSILDKNVIVGEDSIIGAGDDYTPNRLRPDILSWGVNLVGKNSQIPLHSIIPRNCLIGINVPTSRFGKITELKSGSVIMG, via the coding sequence ATGTCGATTCGATTTGCGCTCATTTTGGCCGGTGGGAAAGGGAATCACTTGAGTGTTTTATCAATAGAAAGAGCCAAAGCAGCTGTTCCCTTCGGAGGTTTTTATCGATTAATTGATTTTCCCTTAAGTAACTGTATTAATTCAGGTATCTATGACGTTGGTATTTTGACCCAGTACCAGCCGCGTTCGTTGATAGAGCACATTGGGGTTGGGCGTCCCTGGGACATGGACCGAAAAAAGGGTGGAATAGAGCTCCTTCAACCTTATTTAGGAAAAACCGTTGGAGGTTGGTATCGTGGAACTGGAGACGCTGTTTATCAGAATTTGAATATTATTAAGAGAAAAAAGTTGGATCATCTTTTAGTGCTTTCCGGTGACCACGCCTATATGATGGATTATAATTCTCTTATGGATTATCACCTGGATAATGATGCCGACGTTACCTTAGTAGTGACCCGGGTGAAAACTGAAGATCGGTCACGGTTTGGAATTTTAGAAATCGACGGTAAGAACCAAGTTATTGGTTTTGAAGAAAAACCATCACAGCCAAAAACCAATATTGCTTTCATGGGAATTTATATTTTTCGTTTAGAATTTTTAAATGAATGTTTACAAAAAAATGTCCAAGAATCGAAATATGATTTAGTCAACAATGTTATTATTGAAAATTTAAATTCTATTAAAATTCAAGCTTTTTTCTTTGATGGTTGTTGGTTTGATACTGGAACCATAAAGGCGTATTGGGAAGCAAATATGCATTTATTAGAGCCTCTTCCCTGTTTTAACTTATATGATCCGAATTGGGTAATTTATACCAATCGATCTCAAAATCCTCCTGCCAAGATTGGAAAGGGGGCTTTGGTCCAATCATCGATAATTGGTGAGGGGACTGTTATCCATGGCGAGGTGATCCATTCAGTTGTTTTTCCTGGAGCAGTAATTGAAAAAAATGTGAAAATTTACGATTCGATAATATTTAATGATTCAATAATTAAAGCTGGTTCAGTGGTGGAGAGAAGTATACTGGATAAAAATGTTATTGTGGGGGAGGATTCGATTATAGGAGCAGGAGATGATTACACTCCCAACCGACTTCGACCGGATATACTGAGTTGGGGTGTTAATTTGGTAGGTAAAAATTCTCAAATTCCTCTTCACTCCATAATTCCCCGAAATTGTTTAATTGGTATTAATGTCCCCACCAGTCGTTTTGGAAAAATTACTGAGCTGAAAAGTGGATCAGTAATTATGGGATAG
- the ileS gene encoding Isoleucine--tRNA ligase: MFESLGKVSELGYREEKILDFWREKKIFQKSYQQREGNQRFIFYEGPPTTNGYPHAGHIIGRSMKDLIPRYKTMCGYYVPRKAGWDTHGLPVELEVEKMLGFSGKQDIENYGIDRFNQKCRESIWKYIKEWEKITERMGIWMDMDHPYVTCDNDYIESLWWILKQLFNQNLLYQGYKVLPYCSRCGTSLSSHEVAQGYQDVVDPSIYLLFQIQNRENTFFLVWTTTPWTLVANVALAVGQDLDYVEIEEKETGKHLILNRESLPALFQPDAYTLIREMKGKELIGLSYNPLMTFLAAPKGYQVYHGDFVSTEEGTGIVHIAPAFGEDDMRLAQTFDLPVLHPVKADGTYDESVPLWHGLWVKDADPLIIKYLQSTGQLYRQETHRHTYPFCWRCDTPLLYYAKGSWFIRSTAVKETLLENNLKVHWHPDHIQSGRFGNFLENVVDWALSRERYWGTPLNIWKCESCGYQEAIGSRQELIQRANQQIDQIELHRPYVDAITLTCSQCGGEMRRTLEVLDCWFDSGAMFVAQNHYPFENQERFASLFPADFICEAIDQTRGWFYSLHVLASILFQSPAFENCLVTELGLDEKGQKMSKHIGNVVSPWELISSYGADVLRWYVFSVSPPWVPKRFGKQTLGEVYSKFFTTFWNVFHFFVLYANADGFEPKVEFATEFKNRNVLDCWIISRFETMIQQVREWLDDYEVSRAAKVIENFVIEDLSNWYIRRSRRRFWKSEWDDDKRAAYYTLYEILSGLAKGVAPFIPFVAEMVYDSLNKNNGHRKESVHLEDYPSSNPLRVDPDLLLFMEVARKITILGRSVRNKVNIKIRQPLSKAILVIPNQNEREGTMQFEDIIQEELNVKEIQWTAKLPEGIELVLKPRFSVLGPKHGSKVKDVARVLSQVERQTALQLLEEGHLFILVSGEKVLIERQEVDILLKASGSVSVESMEGYAVVLDTQLNNILLREGYLRDLVHQIQLLRKEAGFEVEDRIRIGVNDGTNQIARILIQENEQFIQDETLAYEILYGNSLRNDFSREFSFGDYSFNLTLER, from the coding sequence ATGTTTGAATCATTAGGGAAAGTCTCTGAGTTAGGTTATCGCGAAGAAAAGATACTTGATTTTTGGCGAGAAAAAAAGATATTCCAGAAAAGTTATCAGCAACGAGAAGGAAACCAACGTTTTATTTTCTATGAAGGGCCGCCAACCACCAATGGATATCCTCATGCCGGCCATATTATTGGCAGGAGTATGAAAGATTTGATTCCCCGTTATAAAACCATGTGTGGTTATTATGTACCTCGCAAAGCTGGTTGGGATACCCATGGACTTCCTGTCGAATTAGAAGTAGAAAAAATGCTGGGATTTTCCGGGAAACAAGATATAGAAAATTATGGGATTGATCGTTTTAACCAGAAATGCCGAGAGAGTATCTGGAAATATATAAAAGAATGGGAAAAGATCACCGAACGCATGGGAATTTGGATGGATATGGACCATCCCTATGTAACTTGCGATAATGATTATATTGAAAGTCTTTGGTGGATTCTCAAACAACTCTTTAATCAAAATCTTCTCTATCAAGGATATAAGGTTTTGCCTTATTGTTCACGATGTGGGACTTCTCTTTCCAGTCATGAAGTAGCCCAGGGTTATCAAGATGTGGTAGATCCGTCAATTTATCTTCTTTTTCAAATCCAGAATCGAGAGAATACCTTTTTCTTAGTTTGGACAACCACCCCCTGGACATTGGTAGCGAATGTTGCATTGGCAGTTGGTCAAGACCTCGATTATGTGGAAATTGAAGAAAAAGAGACTGGCAAACATCTCATCCTCAATCGGGAAAGTTTGCCAGCATTATTTCAACCCGATGCATATACTCTGATTAGAGAAATGAAGGGGAAAGAACTAATTGGCTTGTCCTATAATCCTCTAATGACCTTCTTGGCTGCGCCAAAAGGATATCAAGTTTATCACGGAGACTTTGTTTCAACTGAAGAAGGAACTGGAATTGTTCACATAGCTCCAGCTTTTGGAGAAGACGATATGAGGTTGGCTCAAACCTTTGATCTTCCTGTGCTCCATCCGGTGAAAGCTGATGGAACATATGATGAGAGCGTACCACTCTGGCACGGGCTTTGGGTTAAAGATGCTGATCCTTTGATCATAAAATATCTCCAATCCACCGGTCAGTTATACCGACAAGAAACCCATCGCCATACCTATCCCTTTTGTTGGCGTTGTGATACGCCACTTTTGTATTATGCTAAGGGAAGCTGGTTTATTCGTTCTACAGCAGTTAAAGAAACTTTATTAGAAAATAATCTCAAAGTTCACTGGCATCCAGATCACATCCAAAGTGGCAGGTTTGGAAATTTCTTGGAGAACGTGGTTGATTGGGCTTTAAGCCGAGAACGATATTGGGGTACTCCTCTTAATATTTGGAAATGTGAAAGCTGTGGTTATCAAGAAGCTATAGGGTCAAGACAAGAGCTTATTCAGCGTGCCAATCAGCAAATCGATCAAATTGAGCTCCATCGGCCATATGTCGATGCCATAACCTTAACCTGTTCTCAGTGTGGGGGAGAGATGAGAAGAACGCTAGAGGTTCTTGATTGCTGGTTTGACTCGGGAGCGATGTTTGTAGCCCAAAATCACTATCCTTTTGAAAATCAAGAACGTTTTGCCAGCCTTTTTCCAGCTGATTTTATTTGCGAAGCTATCGATCAAACCCGGGGCTGGTTTTATAGCCTTCATGTTTTAGCCAGTATCCTTTTCCAAAGCCCAGCTTTTGAAAATTGTTTAGTAACTGAACTGGGACTGGATGAAAAAGGACAGAAAATGAGTAAGCATATCGGGAATGTGGTTAGTCCTTGGGAGCTGATATCTTCCTATGGTGCTGATGTCCTTCGTTGGTATGTTTTTTCCGTATCTCCACCCTGGGTGCCAAAACGATTTGGCAAGCAAACACTGGGAGAAGTTTATAGTAAGTTTTTTACGACTTTTTGGAATGTTTTTCATTTCTTTGTTCTTTACGCCAATGCTGATGGTTTTGAACCGAAAGTGGAATTCGCTACTGAATTTAAAAACCGCAATGTACTCGACTGCTGGATTATTTCTCGTTTTGAAACCATGATTCAACAAGTTCGGGAATGGTTAGATGATTATGAAGTATCACGAGCTGCCAAAGTAATTGAAAATTTTGTAATAGAAGATTTAAGTAATTGGTACATTCGCCGCTCTCGACGTAGATTCTGGAAATCTGAATGGGATGATGACAAGCGAGCAGCTTATTATACTCTATATGAAATATTGTCTGGATTAGCGAAGGGAGTCGCTCCCTTTATACCTTTCGTTGCGGAAATGGTTTATGATAGCTTAAATAAAAATAATGGTCATCGAAAGGAGAGCGTCCATCTGGAAGATTATCCATCTTCTAATCCCTTACGGGTTGATCCCGATTTACTTCTTTTTATGGAAGTTGCTCGAAAAATTACCATATTAGGACGTTCGGTGCGGAATAAGGTGAATATTAAAATTAGACAGCCATTATCCAAGGCAATTTTAGTGATTCCCAATCAAAATGAACGCGAAGGAACGATGCAATTCGAAGATATCATTCAGGAAGAATTGAATGTTAAAGAAATACAATGGACAGCAAAACTTCCTGAAGGGATTGAACTGGTTTTAAAGCCTCGTTTTTCAGTTTTAGGTCCTAAACATGGTTCTAAGGTGAAGGACGTAGCACGGGTTCTATCGCAGGTTGAACGTCAAACTGCTCTTCAACTTTTAGAAGAAGGACATTTATTTATTTTAGTATCAGGAGAAAAGGTGTTGATTGAACGACAAGAAGTTGATATTCTATTGAAAGCCAGTGGTTCGGTTTCGGTGGAAAGCATGGAGGGATATGCGGTCGTTCTTGATACTCAATTAAATAATATTCTATTGAGAGAGGGATATCTTCGAGATTTAGTTCATCAAATTCAGTTATTAAGAAAAGAAGCTGGGTTTGAAGTCGAGGATCGAATCCGAATTGGTGTAAATGATGGGACGAATCAAATAGCCAGAATTCTCATTCAAGAAAATGAACAATTCATTCAAGATGAAACCTTAGCCTATGAAATTTTATACGGAAATTCTCTCCGAAATGATTTTTCCCGCGAATTTTCATTTGGAGATTATTCTTTTAATCTGACTTTGGAGAGGTGA